The following coding sequences lie in one Eremothecium sinecaudum strain ATCC 58844 chromosome IV, complete sequence genomic window:
- the FCP1 gene encoding protein serine/threonine phosphatase (Syntenic homolog of Ashbya gossypii ABL127W; Syntenic homolog of Saccharomyces cerevisiae YMR277W (FCP1)) produces MSTPIKLPDGLPYPITIAQLTVSTGDFVEKGQRLFAYQYWNFEDIITSPGDSSPLGAKKQRVDLIGTFDSPVSGQVVTLNLRLGDEFVKGQQTIAEIKQECPHDVIYGGLCTQCGKTVEEELSGLNSLEKQTKLAVSHTNTNIRVSEQQAFTLEQTARKRLRQEKKLDLVVDLDQTVIHCGVDPTIGEWSKDPNNPNYEALKDVRSFALDDETLMPSFYMGPMLPARKCWYYVKLRPGLKEFFEEIAPHFEMHIYTMATRGYALEIAKIIDPDGKLFGDRILSRDENGSLAHKSLERLFPMDQSMVLIIDDRGDVWSWCENLIKVVPYDFFVGIGDINSNFLPRQQNSMLHIGRRSRKKLTQETELLTDILETEKRLKEKINEEVKRQEEQMHKISDDKITEMASHNEEIAKKLEHNASLEVQQQNRPLAELQKHLHNERLLADDDDELSHLSGILLRVHNLYYTELEENKSKNIETFPDVKIIMSNLKRKVFKDCYFVFSGLIPLHTNIEKADIVLWTNSFGAQTTPNINYNTTHLITKTPGTMKARLAKRFNPEIKIVHPDWIFECLVNWERVDEGPYELQVKEDVSDEYLENFKKDLAAAIDRESAEQAPLPHHRYGESGRDDEALTLLGGNGSWLDNDDDEMDEFLNDEDGDFNESFNDEEDFEENDEYNGGYILIPNHRADERSAKRSFEEIEDAPSTKRQHKVSVPNGSGESKVIDSGDYDELDNGNGEAKKDRDNEGKGDDDFDSNEDGESGDADNGDNNNDDDDNDDDDDDDDDDDDDLEAELLQELEQ; encoded by the coding sequence ATCAGTACTGGAATTTTGAGGATATTATTACATCGCCTGGAGATAGTTCACCATTAGGGGCTAAGAAACAACGTGTGGATTTGATAGGTACATTTGACTCTCCTGTGTCTGGTCAGGTTGTTACTTTAAATTTAAGATTAGGAGATGAGTTTGTTAAGGGGCAGCAGACAATTGCTGAAATTAAGCAAGAATGTCCGCACGATGTTATATATGGAGGGCTATGTACTCAGTGCGGGAAGACTGTTGAAGAGGAATTAAGCGGTCTGAACTCATTGGAAAAACAAACAAAATTGGCGGTATCTCACACAAATACTAATATTCGCGTTTCGGAACAACAGGCGTTTACTTTGGAGCAAACCGCGCGGAAGCGGCTCAGGCAGGAGAAGAAGTTGGATTTGGTCGTTGATTTGGATCAAACGGTTATACATTGTGGTGTAGATCCAACAATTGGAGAATGGTCAAAGGATCCAAATAATCCCAACTATGAGGCACTAAAGGACGTAAGATCGTTTGCATTGGATGATGAAACACTTATGCCATCTTTCTACATGGGTCCTATGCTACCGGCTAGGAAATGTTGGTACTACGTTAAATTAAGACCTGGACTAAAGGAATTTTTCGAGGAAATAGCCCCCCACTTTGAAATGCATATATATACAATGGCTACTCGAGGCTATGCACTTGAGATTGCGAAGATAATTGACCCTGACGGGAAGCTTTTTGGCGATAGGATTTTATCTCGAGACGAGAATGGATCTCTGGCGCATAAATCTTTGGAAAGGCTATTCCCTATGGATCAATCAATGGTTTTGATTATAGATGATAGGGGTGATGTATGGAGCTGGTGTGAAAACTTGATTAAGGTTGTACCCTACGATTTCTTTGTAGGTATTGGTGATATTAACTCCAATTTCTTACCTAGACAGCAGAACTCGATGTTACATATAGGTCGAAGAAGCCGCAAGAAGCTGACACAGGAAACGGAACTTTTGACGGATATACTCGAGACTGAAAAGAGACTGAaggaaaaaatcaatgaGGAGGTCAAGAGACAGGAAGAGCAAATGCATAAAATCTCTGATGATAAAATCACAGAGATGGCATCTCATAATGAGGAGATTGCTAAAAAATTGGAGCATAACGCGTCACTAGAAGTTCAGCAACAGAACAGACCGTTAGCCGAACTACAAAAGCACTTACACAATGAAAGACTTTTAgcagatgatgatgatgagcTCTCACATCTTTCTGGCATTCTGTTGCGGGTTCATAATCTTTATTATACCGAATTGGAGGAAAATAAATCGAAAAATATAGAAACGTTCCCTGACGTTAAAATAATAATGTCAAACCTAAAGCGGAAAGTATTTAAAGATTGTTATTTTGTATTCTCAGGGCTTATACCACTCCATACAAATATTGAAAAAGCGGATATTGTACTGTGGACTAACTCTTTCGGTGCGCAGACAACCCCAAACATTAACTACAATACGACACATTTAATAACGAAGACCCCCGGTACTATGAAAGCCAGACTAGCGAAGCGCTTTAATCCTGAGATTAAAATTGTACATCCAGATTGGATATTTGAATGCTTGGTCAACTGGGAAAGGGTAGATGAAGGCCCTTACGAGCTTCAGGTAAAGGAAGATGTCAGTGATGAATACTTGGAAAACTTCAAGAAGGACCTTGCGGCTGCAATCGATAGAGAGTCTGCAGAGCAAGCACCATTGCCTCACCATAGATATGGTGAGAGTGGCAGAGATGACGAAGCATTGACGCTTTTAGGAGGAAATGGGTCGTGGTTAGATAACGATGACGATGAAATGGATGAGTTTTTAAATGACGAAGATGGTGACTTTAACGAATCTTTCaatgatgaggaagattttgaagaaaacGACGAATACAATGGAGGTTATATCCTTATACCAAACCACAGGGCTGATGAAAGAAGTGCTAAACGTTCGTTTGAGGAGATAGAAGACGCTCCGAGTACAAAGCGTCAACATAAAGTATCCGTACCTAACGGATCAGGAGAAAGTAAAGTCATAGATAGTGGCGATTATGACGAACTGGATAACGGTAATGGTGAGGCAAAAAAGGATCGCGATAATGAGGGTAAAGGTGATGATGACTTCGACAGCAATGAAGACGGTGAAAGTGGTGACGCCGACAACGGCGACAACAACAACGATGATGACGATaatgacgatgatgatgatgatgatgatgatgatgacgacGACTTGGAAGCTGAATTGCTGCAAGAATTAGAGCAGTAA